CAGGCGGCCCTCGAACTCGTCTCCGAGCGCGGATACGAGGCCACGACCCTCGGCGACATCGCGGACCGGGCCGGTTCGGCACGCGGTCTGGTGTCGTACTACTTCCCCGGCAAGCGCCAGCTGGTGCAGTCGGCGGTGCACCGGCTCATGCACCGCACGCTGGAGGAGGCCCTGGAGCGCGAGCCGCACACCGAGGACGGCCGGGAGCGGATGGCTCGGGCCATCGACGCGATCCTGGGTCTGACCCGGGACCGGACGGTGCTGATGCGCCAGCACATGGCGGGGCTGCTGGACACCGCCGGCTTCGTGGAGTGCCCGGAACAGCAGCGCCTCGCCGAGCTGCTGCGCGAGACGATGGAACGGCACGGTTCACAGGAGGTCGGCAGCGAGTACCCGATGCTGCGCTCGCAGCTCATGGGCGCGGTCTACGCGATGGTCGTACCGAACGTCCCGATGCCGCTCGCGACCCTGCGCGCCGAGTTGTTCACGCGCTACCGCCTCGACTGGGAGCA
This is a stretch of genomic DNA from Streptomyces sp. NBC_00285. It encodes these proteins:
- a CDS encoding TetR/AcrR family transcriptional regulator, translated to MSPRSASVNEELRRRSRERFLQAALELVSERGYEATTLGDIADRAGSARGLVSYYFPGKRQLVQSAVHRLMHRTLEEALEREPHTEDGRERMARAIDAILGLTRDRTVLMRQHMAGLLDTAGFVECPEQQRLAELLRETMERHGSQEVGSEYPMLRSQLMGAVYAMVVPNVPMPLATLRAELFTRYRLDWEQGVPPGTEAPDGAYDMDLSRFFETGRESEGQSK